Proteins encoded by one window of Panicum virgatum strain AP13 chromosome 7N, P.virgatum_v5, whole genome shotgun sequence:
- the LOC120682147 gene encoding vacuolar protein sorting-associated protein 54, chloroplastic-like yields the protein MASRPPLRTASVSSSTDSPTSAGPPGGVPQSITALLNNPLPSAAAASYSWLPWPPPNIALPKAAPTPPSHPCEVTGADFAPYLAAVSDPYARFADIRLHATAELAASSDAEGAPAASSVREVPALFFKEDFALEDGPTFQAACPLDDDGLQERLGQHLDVVEAHLVREIALRFESFYEAQGRLRGLDGEIVTAVGRIRELREVVRVLTRDLVVAARQVQELNATRGNLVELQQKLTVILYVSQALAALKLLVVAADCAGALDVIDDLQNLLDTDELAGLYCFRHIQDQLGTSLDSVNSILSAELVHAAVPDGKAVDAMILSNVKRKASSPLNGTEHEICGNIDEEGSFTLRDRLLPLIICLLRTDKLPAFLRIYQDTLITVMKASIKATVAELLQVLTARPIDSDSVTGDRAADADAGGQSLANKLRSLSSEGFVQLLSAIFRIIQVHLQQAAKVKRIVEWIMGNLDGTLSVDASNPTAQHGGSVVSAISQENGYNISSRISSTLTWSTSKVPFVQGKANDLSIINSIKNVWFSRGRLAGSRPRRMLLCTRSMLKMLGLES from the exons atGGCGTCGCGCCCGCCCCTCCGCACCGCCTccgtctcctcctccaccgACTCCCCCACCTCCGCTGGGCCCCCCGGCGGCGTCCCGCAGTCCATCACCGCGCTCCTCAACAACCCGctcccttccgccgccgccgcctcctactCCTGGCTGCCCTGGCCGCCCCCCAACATCGCTCTCCCCAAAGCAGCTCCCACGCCGCCATCGCACCCCTGCGAGGTCACCGGCGCCGACTTCGCGCCCTACCTTGCCGCAGTCTCCGACCCCTACGCTCGCTTCGCCGACATCCGCCTCCACGccaccgccgagctcgccgcctccTCGGACGCCGAGGGCGCCCCTGCTGCCTCCTCCGTCCGCGAGGTGCCCGCGCTCTTCTTCAAGGAGGACTTCGCGCTCGAGGACGGGCCCACGTTCCAGGCAGCCTGCCCGCTCGACGACGACGGGCTGCAGGAGCGCCTCGGACAGCATCTCGACGTTGTGGAGGCGCACCTCGTGCGGGAGATCGCGCTGCGGTTTGAGTCCTTCTACGAGGCGCAGGGCCGGCTGCGGGGGCTCGACGGCGAGATTGTTACGGCAGTAGGGAGGATTCGCGAGCTCAGGGAGGTGGTCCGGGTGCTCACGAGGGATCTTGTTGTGGCAGCAAGGCAGGTGCAGGAGCTCAATGCCACGCGTGGGAACCTTGTGGAACTGCAGCAGAAGCTTACTGTCATCCTCTACGTCAGCCAGGCGCTTGCTGCGCTCAAGTTG CTTGTTGTAGCAGCAGATTGTGCTGGTGCCCTTGATGTCATCGATGATTTGCAAAATTTACTA GATACTGATGAACTTGCTGGGCTTTACTGCTTTCGCCATATTCAAGATCAGCTGGGAACGTCACTAGATTCAGTGAAcag CATTCTTTCAGCAGAACTTGTGCATGCTGCTGTTCCCGATGGAAAAGCTGTAGATGCTATGATTTTATCAAATGTGAAAAGAAAGGCTTCCAGCCCATTGAATGGGACAGAACATGAGATTTGT GGTAACATAGATGAGGAAGGAAGTTTTACTCTCAGAGATCGTCTCCTCCCCCTCATTATTTGCCTGTTGAGAACG GACAAACTTCCTGCGTTTCTCAGAATCTACCAGGATACACTTATTACTGTTATGAAAGCTTCAATCAAGGCCACAGTTGCAGAGTTGCTTCAAGTTTTAACTGCCAGACCAATAGATTCTGATTCAGTAACTGGAGACAGGGCTGCTGATGCTGACG CTGGAGGCCAGTCCTTAGCAAATAAGTTGCGAAGTCTGTCATCTGAAGGGTTTGTTCAACTTTTGTCCGCCATTTTTAGGATAATACAG GTACATTTACAGCAAGCAGCTAAAGTGAAAAGAATAGTTGAGTGGATCATGGGGAACCTTGATGGAACCTTAAGTGTTGATGCTAGCAATCCTACAGCACAACATGGTGGTTCAGTTGTTTCTGCTATTTCCCAAGAGAATGGCTACAATATTTCTTCACGGATCTCTAGTACTCTTACATGGAGTACTTCCAAAGTCCCATTTGTCCAAGGAAAAGCAAATGATTTGTCCATCATAAATTCAATAAAGAATGTCTG